A single region of the Neotabrizicola shimadae genome encodes:
- a CDS encoding RSP_2648 family PIN domain-containing protein, with the protein MSAPLTSGPPKAVLDACVLFPTVLREILLGVAAAGLYRPLWSARILEEWARATVKLGPGAEVVARGEIAVMRADWPQALAEPGPGVEARLWLPDPADAHVLALAVSAHADGIVTFNAADFPRGLLAEEGVARWDPDNFLRDLWARSPAAVSAAVEAVRAKAERISGREQPMKALLKRAKLPRLAKALAG; encoded by the coding sequence GTGAGCGCGCCGCTGACCTCGGGCCCGCCCAAGGCGGTGCTTGACGCCTGCGTGCTGTTTCCAACCGTGCTGCGCGAGATCCTTCTGGGTGTGGCGGCGGCGGGGCTGTACCGGCCGCTGTGGTCGGCGCGTATCCTGGAGGAATGGGCGCGGGCCACTGTGAAGCTGGGACCGGGGGCCGAGGTGGTGGCTCGGGGCGAGATTGCCGTGATGCGCGCGGACTGGCCTCAGGCGCTGGCCGAGCCGGGGCCGGGGGTGGAGGCGCGGCTGTGGCTGCCGGACCCGGCGGATGCGCATGTGCTGGCGCTGGCGGTTTCGGCCCATGCCGATGGCATCGTGACCTTCAACGCGGCGGACTTCCCGCGCGGGCTCTTGGCCGAAGAGGGCGTGGCGCGTTGGGACCCCGACAACTTCCTGCGCGATCTCTGGGCGCGCTCGCCCGCGGCGGTGTCTGCGGCGGTGGAGGCGGTTCGGGCCAAGGCCGAGCGGATTTCGGGGCGGGAGCAGCCCATGAAGGCGCTGTTGAAGCGCGCGAAGCTGCCGCGGCTGGCGAAGGCGCTGGCGGGCTGA
- a CDS encoding RSP_2647 family RNA methyltransferase → MEPSLSQSDEAPRGRPVVRLRPKAEARAIRHGFPWVYADELVLDRRTQGLMPGALAVLEDAERRPLALVTVNPASKIVARVLDRDPAAEVDEAWLAARLSRALALRERLFDEPFYRLVHAEADGLPGVIIDRFGGAAVIQPNAAWAEMHLEALAAALRAVTGVTTIIKNGSGRARGLEGLAEETTVLSGGVAGPVPVPMNGAIYMADLTGGQKTGLFYDQRPNHAFAARLARGARVLDVFSHVGGFALAALAGGADHALAVDASAAALDLAGQGAAKMGMADRFATRQGDAFAALEALGAEGARFDLVVCDPPAFAPSKQALEAGLRAYERVARLAAPLVAPGGYLVLCSCSHAADLSAFRNACARGIGRGGRRAQLIHTGFAGSDHPMLPQLAESAYLKSLFFRLDG, encoded by the coding sequence ATGGAGCCCTCCCTTTCCCAATCCGACGAAGCGCCGCGCGGCCGGCCCGTGGTGCGCCTGCGGCCCAAGGCCGAGGCGCGTGCGATCCGCCACGGCTTTCCCTGGGTCTATGCTGACGAGCTGGTGCTGGACCGGCGCACGCAGGGCCTGATGCCCGGTGCGCTGGCGGTGCTGGAGGATGCCGAGCGGCGGCCTCTGGCGCTGGTGACGGTGAATCCGGCGTCGAAGATCGTGGCGCGGGTTCTGGACCGCGATCCGGCGGCCGAAGTGGACGAGGCCTGGCTCGCGGCGCGGCTTTCGCGCGCGCTGGCCCTGCGCGAACGCCTGTTCGATGAGCCGTTCTATCGGCTGGTCCATGCCGAGGCCGATGGCCTGCCGGGGGTGATCATCGACCGGTTCGGCGGGGCGGCGGTGATCCAGCCCAATGCGGCCTGGGCGGAGATGCATCTTGAGGCGCTGGCGGCAGCGCTGCGTGCCGTGACGGGCGTAACGACGATCATCAAGAACGGATCGGGGCGGGCGCGGGGGCTGGAGGGGCTGGCTGAGGAAACCACTGTCCTGTCGGGCGGGGTGGCAGGGCCGGTGCCGGTGCCGATGAACGGCGCGATCTACATGGCTGACCTGACAGGCGGGCAGAAGACCGGCCTGTTCTATGACCAGCGGCCGAACCATGCCTTTGCCGCACGGCTGGCGCGCGGCGCGCGGGTGCTGGACGTGTTTTCCCATGTCGGCGGCTTTGCCCTGGCGGCGCTGGCCGGGGGCGCGGACCATGCGCTGGCGGTGGATGCCAGCGCGGCGGCACTTGATCTGGCGGGACAGGGCGCGGCGAAGATGGGTATGGCGGACCGCTTTGCCACACGGCAGGGCGATGCCTTTGCCGCGCTGGAGGCCTTGGGGGCCGAAGGGGCGCGGTTTGATCTGGTGGTCTGCGATCCGCCGGCCTTTGCGCCATCGAAGCAGGCGCTGGAGGCGGGCTTGCGCGCCTATGAGCGGGTGGCGCGGCTCGCGGCTCCGCTGGTCGCACCGGGCGGATACCTTGTCTTGTGTTCGTGTTCCCATGCGGCCGACCTGTCGGCCTTTCGCAATGCCTGCGCGCGCGGCATCGGGCGGGGCGGGCGGCGGGCGCAACTGATCCACACCGGCTTTGCCGGCTCGGATCATCCGATGCTGCCGCAGCTTGCGGAAAGCGCCTATCTGAAATCGTTGTTCTTTCGGCTGGACGGGTGA
- a CDS encoding DUF6778 family protein gives MIATKTVLGTGLALGLLALTSACAPTGVASRLDSDVTTLSTATEGRPVAAVYDVQRVDIVVPQNLRVSEANKYYPVADIVWRGEPRGDRFAQVEAIWREAADRATSGMGQGVPVVVTVEVTRFHCLTEKTRYSVGGTHSLHFLLTVTNAATGEAIDGPRRVVADVKASGGQKAIEEEARGLTQRVVVVNRLSEVLQRELAAPVAVPMAVVETTRADSDLRLTVAPVN, from the coding sequence ATGATCGCGACGAAGACGGTCCTTGGTACAGGTCTTGCCCTTGGGCTTCTGGCGCTGACCTCGGCCTGCGCGCCGACCGGCGTGGCGAGCCGGCTTGATTCCGATGTGACGACGCTGTCCACCGCGACAGAGGGGCGCCCGGTCGCCGCCGTCTATGACGTGCAGCGCGTGGATATCGTGGTGCCGCAGAACCTGAGGGTCTCGGAGGCGAACAAGTACTACCCGGTCGCCGACATCGTCTGGCGGGGCGAGCCGCGGGGGGATCGTTTCGCGCAGGTCGAGGCGATCTGGAGGGAAGCGGCCGACCGAGCGACGTCCGGCATGGGACAGGGTGTGCCCGTGGTGGTGACGGTGGAGGTGACGCGCTTCCATTGCCTGACGGAAAAGACCCGCTACAGCGTGGGGGGCACGCATTCGCTGCACTTCCTGCTGACGGTGACCAATGCCGCGACGGGCGAGGCGATCGACGGGCCGCGCCGTGTGGTGGCCGATGTGAAGGCTTCGGGCGGGCAGAAGGCCATCGAGGAAGAAGCGCGCGGGCTGACGCAGCGCGTGGTGGTGGTGAACCGGCTGAGCGAAGTGCTGCAGCGCGAACTGGCAGCGCCGGTGGCGGTGCCGATGGCGGTTGTGGAGACGACGCGGGCGGACAGCGACCTGCGCTTGACCGTGGCGCCGGTGAACTGA